One genomic window of Tenacibaculum tangerinum includes the following:
- a CDS encoding precorrin-2 dehydrogenase/sirohydrochlorin ferrochelatase family protein, translating to MEERNNLYPIFLKTATLEVLLVGGGFVAEEKLRFLVKSSPDAKVTMVATFFREETVAIAKKANVKMVIDSYNKTYLKGKHLVIATTDVPEVNIQVYKDCKNQNKLVNVADNPPYCDFYMGGIVTKGNVKIAISTNGKSPTTAKRLRQFFEEVIPEDINQFVQNLNDYRKTIKGNFEQKVATLNKLTESLVK from the coding sequence ATGGAAGAAAGAAACAACTTATATCCTATCTTTTTAAAAACAGCAACTTTGGAAGTATTACTAGTTGGCGGAGGTTTTGTAGCAGAAGAAAAATTACGATTTTTAGTAAAGTCGAGCCCAGATGCCAAGGTAACCATGGTAGCCACTTTTTTCAGAGAAGAAACCGTAGCTATTGCTAAAAAAGCAAACGTGAAAATGGTAATAGATAGCTATAACAAAACCTATTTAAAAGGAAAACATTTGGTGATTGCGACAACAGATGTTCCTGAAGTAAATATACAGGTGTATAAAGATTGTAAAAATCAAAACAAATTGGTAAACGTAGCGGATAATCCACCGTATTGCGATTTTTATATGGGCGGTATTGTAACCAAAGGAAATGTAAAAATAGCGATTTCAACCAATGGAAAATCACCCACAACCGCTAAGAGATTACGTCAGTTTTTTGAAGAAGTAATTCCAGAAGACATTAATCAATTCGTGCAAAATTTAAACGATTATAGAAAAACCATTAAAGGAAATTTTGAACAAAAAGTAGCAACATTAAATAAGCTAACAGAAAGTTTAGTAAAGTAA
- a CDS encoding NAD(P)/FAD-dependent oxidoreductase, producing MIQTDILIIGAGPTGLFTVFEAGLLKLRCHLIDALPQPGGQCSEIYPKKPIYDIPAYPEILAGDLTTNLMEQIKQFEPGFTLGERADTIEKQDDGTFIVTTNKGTKHQAPVVAIAGGLGSFEPRKPPIPNITDFEDKGVAYMIKEPEIYRDKDVVIAGGGDSALDWSIFLTDVAKSVTLIHRRNEFRGALDSVEKVQELKNLGKINLITPAEVKAIVGENQVTGVVIEEKGKEPYMIDADHFIPLFGLAPKLGPIANWGLEIEKNAIKVNNALDYQTNVDGIYAIGDVNTYPGKLKLILCGFHEATLMCQSAYKRIHPNKKYVMKYTTVGGVEGFDGTRKEAPKAVVKAIQ from the coding sequence ATGATACAAACAGATATATTAATTATTGGAGCAGGACCTACAGGACTATTTACCGTTTTTGAAGCAGGATTGTTAAAATTACGATGTCATCTAATTGATGCTTTACCCCAACCAGGAGGGCAATGCTCAGAAATTTATCCGAAAAAGCCCATTTACGATATTCCAGCCTATCCAGAGATTTTAGCAGGCGACCTAACAACGAATTTGATGGAACAAATCAAGCAGTTTGAACCCGGATTTACTTTGGGCGAACGTGCTGATACCATCGAAAAACAAGACGACGGAACATTTATCGTAACGACCAATAAAGGAACCAAACACCAAGCACCTGTGGTAGCCATTGCAGGAGGACTGGGGAGTTTTGAACCACGAAAACCACCGATTCCTAACATTACTGATTTTGAAGATAAAGGAGTCGCCTACATGATTAAAGAACCAGAAATCTATCGTGATAAAGATGTGGTTATTGCTGGAGGAGGAGACTCTGCTTTAGATTGGTCTATTTTCTTAACCGACGTTGCAAAATCAGTCACCCTAATTCACCGAAGAAATGAGTTTCGAGGAGCGTTAGATTCTGTTGAAAAAGTTCAAGAATTAAAGAATTTAGGAAAAATCAATTTAATTACCCCTGCTGAGGTTAAAGCAATAGTAGGAGAAAACCAAGTAACAGGAGTTGTGATAGAAGAGAAGGGGAAGGAGCCTTATATGATAGATGCCGACCACTTCATTCCACTATTTGGATTGGCTCCTAAATTAGGACCGATTGCGAATTGGGGATTAGAAATTGAAAAGAATGCCATTAAAGTAAACAATGCCTTAGATTACCAAACCAATGTAGATGGAATTTATGCTATTGGAGATGTGAATACCTATCCAGGAAAATTAAAATTGATTTTGTGTGGATTCCACGAAGCAACACTCATGTGTCAGAGTGCTTACAAACGTATCCATCCAAATAAAAAATATGTAATGAAGTATACCACGGTTGGCGGTGTAGAAGGTTTCGACGGAACAAGAAAAGAAGCGCCGAAAGCGGTAGTAAAAGCAATTCAATAA
- a CDS encoding 2Fe-2S iron-sulfur cluster-binding family protein gives MKNQDINIKITDREGVMHEVVAPTDMAMNLMELVRSYELAPEGTFGICGGMAMCASCQCYVKSNHKLPEMNDDEEAMLAEAFYVAENSRLGCQIQIIPELEGLEIELAPES, from the coding sequence ATGAAGAACCAAGACATCAATATAAAAATAACAGACCGTGAAGGTGTAATGCACGAGGTAGTGGCTCCGACAGATATGGCAATGAACTTAATGGAATTGGTTCGGTCATACGAACTAGCTCCTGAAGGAACTTTTGGAATCTGTGGAGGAATGGCAATGTGTGCCTCTTGTCAATGCTACGTAAAATCGAATCATAAATTACCAGAAATGAACGATGATGAAGAGGCAATGCTTGCAGAAGCGTTTTATGTAGCAGAAAATAGTCGATTAGGATGCCAAATTCAAATAATTCCTGAATTAGAAGGGTTAGAAATTGAATTAGCTCCCGAAAGTTAG
- the epsC gene encoding serine O-acetyltransferase EpsC, translating to MEFKQYDLSLKDEVENFTKQLFYALFKDVCQEKAEHLKEKFVKILNGLFVENPSEVWQVYQQTFCEIREKLDLDAQAFEKTDPACKSLGEVYLAYPGFHAIAVYRLSHELYKMEIPILPRMMSEYAHGLTGTDIHPGAVIGNSFFIDHATGIVIGETTVIKENVKIYQGVTLGGIQVKKELASTKRHPTIENNVTIYANATILGGDVVIGSDSVIGANVCVTTSVPQGSIVTYESENKITTRKSYVR from the coding sequence ATGGAATTCAAACAATACGATTTATCATTAAAAGACGAGGTAGAAAACTTTACAAAGCAATTATTTTATGCATTGTTTAAAGATGTATGCCAAGAAAAAGCAGAACATTTAAAAGAAAAATTCGTAAAAATTTTAAATGGTCTTTTTGTTGAAAATCCTTCGGAAGTATGGCAAGTGTATCAACAAACATTTTGTGAAATACGAGAAAAGTTAGATTTAGATGCCCAAGCATTTGAAAAAACCGACCCAGCTTGTAAAAGCTTAGGAGAAGTGTATTTAGCCTATCCCGGGTTTCATGCTATTGCCGTATATCGATTGAGTCATGAATTGTACAAAATGGAAATTCCGATTTTACCAAGAATGATGAGTGAATATGCACACGGATTAACTGGAACAGACATTCATCCAGGAGCAGTTATTGGGAATTCATTTTTTATAGACCACGCCACAGGAATTGTGATTGGAGAAACCACCGTAATTAAAGAAAATGTAAAGATTTATCAAGGAGTTACTTTAGGAGGAATTCAAGTTAAAAAAGAATTGGCATCTACTAAAAGACACCCAACGATTGAAAATAATGTAACCATTTATGCCAATGCAACAATCTTAGGAGGAGATGTAGTGATAGGTAGCGATAGTGTAATAGGCGCCAACGTTTGCGTAACTACCTCTGTTCCTCAAGGATCTATAGTAACCTATGAGTCAGAAAATAAAATAACCACTAGAAAATCCTACGTTAGATAA
- the cysM gene encoding cysteine synthase CysM, producing the protein MKTKTIINSIGNTPLIEVSNIFQKEGVKLLLKLEGNNPGGSVKDRAAFNMISEAIKRKNIRHGDYLVEATSGNTGIALALMAKVLDVNMVLVMPENATEERVKTMRAYGAEVILTDAAKGIEGSRDVAMELRYKKGYFMLNQFENTDNWKAHYKTTGPEIWNDTEGEVTHFVSAMGTTGTIMGVSTYLKEQNPEVQIIGAQPKDGAKIPGIRKWTPAYQPKFFNKSKVDQIVELDENDAKNMTRRLAKEEGIFAGMSSGGAVHAALKTAKNIDKGVIVAIICDRGDRYLSSDLFQ; encoded by the coding sequence ATGAAAACCAAAACAATTATAAACAGTATAGGAAATACACCACTTATAGAAGTTTCAAACATTTTTCAAAAAGAAGGCGTAAAACTATTGTTAAAATTAGAAGGAAATAACCCTGGCGGAAGTGTAAAAGACAGAGCAGCTTTTAACATGATTTCGGAAGCTATTAAAAGAAAGAATATCCGTCATGGAGACTATTTAGTTGAAGCCACTAGTGGAAATACAGGAATCGCCTTAGCACTCATGGCAAAAGTGTTAGATGTAAACATGGTATTAGTCATGCCAGAAAATGCTACGGAAGAACGTGTAAAAACGATGCGTGCTTACGGAGCTGAGGTTATTTTAACAGATGCAGCAAAAGGTATCGAAGGCTCTAGAGATGTAGCGATGGAATTACGCTACAAGAAAGGGTATTTTATGCTAAATCAGTTTGAAAATACCGATAACTGGAAGGCACACTATAAAACCACAGGTCCCGAAATCTGGAACGATACAGAAGGTGAAGTAACTCATTTTGTATCAGCTATGGGAACTACCGGAACCATTATGGGAGTTTCTACCTATTTAAAAGAACAAAACCCTGAAGTACAAATTATAGGAGCACAGCCCAAAGACGGAGCAAAAATTCCAGGAATTCGTAAATGGACACCAGCCTATCAGCCAAAATTCTTTAACAAAAGTAAGGTAGATCAAATCGTTGAGCTAGACGAAAACGATGCCAAAAATATGACAAGAAGACTTGCTAAAGAAGAAGGGATTTTTGCAGGAATGAGTAGTGGAGGAGCAGTACATGCAGCACTAAAAACAGCAAAAAATATTGATAAAGGGGTAATTGTAGCCATTATTTGCGATAGAGGAGACCGCTATTTATCATCAGATTTGTTTCAATAA
- a CDS encoding aldo/keto reductase, whose amino-acid sequence MKYRKYSKNSVAISEIGLGAWQLGQNSGWKSMTENEAINLVHKSLDLGVNFFDTAPNYGHGTGEERLGKALQGKDRSNLVINTKFGHTHTGTLNFNSNYIRESLEGSLRRLQVDYVDSLIIHNPPSEYFDGNKNDHYEILERLIEEGKIKAYGASLDTYEDLKLLIDTTNSKVIEAFFNIFHQDTLQGFEIAKNNDVGIIAKIPLDSGWLTGKYNSKSTFTDIRSRWSKEDIQTRARLVNKVTSIIGKEENLAQFAIAFCLAYDAVSTVIPGSLTIKQLEGNVQSTTISISQKLKEELENFYQSEVKNLHLPW is encoded by the coding sequence ATGAAGTACAGAAAATATAGTAAAAACTCTGTAGCTATTTCTGAAATAGGACTTGGAGCTTGGCAATTAGGACAAAATTCTGGTTGGAAAAGCATGACAGAAAATGAAGCTATTAATCTCGTTCATAAATCGCTAGATTTAGGCGTAAACTTTTTTGATACCGCTCCGAATTATGGGCATGGTACTGGAGAGGAACGTTTGGGGAAAGCTCTTCAAGGGAAAGACAGAAGCAACCTGGTAATCAATACAAAATTTGGTCATACACATACAGGGACTTTGAACTTTAATTCTAATTATATTAGAGAGTCGTTAGAAGGTAGTTTAAGAAGACTTCAAGTCGATTATGTTGATTCACTTATTATTCATAACCCTCCTTCTGAATATTTTGATGGAAATAAAAACGACCATTATGAAATACTAGAGAGATTAATTGAGGAAGGAAAAATTAAAGCCTATGGTGCTTCTTTAGATACCTATGAAGATTTAAAGCTGTTAATAGATACGACAAATTCAAAAGTGATTGAGGCGTTTTTTAATATTTTTCATCAAGATACCCTGCAAGGTTTTGAAATTGCAAAAAACAACGATGTGGGTATTATTGCTAAAATCCCACTAGATTCTGGTTGGTTAACGGGTAAGTACAACTCTAAAAGTACGTTTACCGATATTCGAAGTAGATGGTCTAAAGAAGATATTCAAACAAGAGCTCGTTTAGTTAACAAGGTTACATCTATAATTGGAAAAGAAGAGAATCTAGCACAATTTGCCATTGCATTTTGTTTGGCGTACGATGCCGTGTCTACAGTTATTCCTGGTAGTCTGACCATCAAACAACTCGAAGGTAATGTACAAAGTACAACTATTTCTATTTCACAAAAGCTAAAAGAAGAACTGGAAAATTTCTACCAATCGGAAGTTAAAAATCTTCACCTTCCTTGGTAA
- a CDS encoding outer membrane beta-barrel protein: protein MRSFLCIGLFFISSLSIGQIREKGTIELTPIIGYSASYHIHSFVFASPPVPGIQLGVYGNYFLNERWSLRSGLLYQKMGTEKIDFSILKDDYSEKTNYITLPVTINYHFGGKRNWYANNGIFMGILTSAEANYNDGNGFVDIKDTTNPIQIGISNGIGYKFKISPKFIVAIDNSNMVGLTKTNKERIGVNFYVSLNLGVVFKI from the coding sequence ATGAGAAGTTTTCTTTGTATTGGACTATTTTTTATCAGTTCATTAAGTATTGGTCAAATAAGAGAGAAAGGAACTATTGAATTAACTCCTATTATTGGGTACAGCGCTTCTTATCATATCCATTCTTTTGTATTTGCCTCACCTCCTGTTCCAGGAATTCAGTTAGGAGTTTATGGAAATTATTTTTTAAACGAACGATGGAGCTTACGCTCGGGTTTGCTATATCAAAAAATGGGAACTGAAAAAATAGATTTTTCAATTTTAAAAGATGACTATTCTGAAAAGACAAATTACATTACGTTACCCGTAACCATTAATTACCATTTTGGTGGCAAAAGAAATTGGTATGCTAACAATGGAATTTTTATGGGAATATTAACAAGTGCAGAAGCTAATTACAATGATGGAAATGGATTCGTTGACATAAAAGACACAACAAATCCAATTCAAATCGGAATAAGTAACGGAATAGGCTATAAATTTAAAATCTCCCCTAAATTTATAGTTGCAATTGACAATTCAAATATGGTAGGGTTAACAAAGACAAACAAAGAAAGAATAGGAGTTAACTTTTATGTGAGTTTGAATTTGGGAGTTGTATTTAAAATTTAA
- a CDS encoding aspartate aminotransferase family protein has translation MKDDFLKYQGQTTPHPLAIEISHAKGSYIYDSEGKAMLDFVAGVSANSLGHNHPKVNEAIKNQLTQYTHVMVYGEFIQKPQLALCKALAAILPSSLSSVYLVNSGTEATEGALKLAKRYTGRSEIIAAKNAYHGNTQGAMSVCGAEQQNRAFRPLIPGTKFIEFNNESHLKKITSKTAGVILETIQGGAGFIEPRNNYLIKVKQRCEEVGALLILDEIQSGIGRTGTFWGFENYNVTPDIIVTGKGLGGGMPIGAFIASFEVMNCLKEHPKLGHITTFGGHPVIASAGLATVQEIVTSNLMEEALRKETLIRNKFKHHSVVKEIRGKGLMLALLLDTPEAASQVILNCLEKGLILFWLLFEGRAIRITPPLTISDEELEKGCNLILGELDKLSYL, from the coding sequence GTGAAAGATGATTTTTTAAAATATCAAGGACAAACGACACCACATCCTTTAGCTATTGAGATATCACACGCTAAAGGAAGTTATATTTACGACAGTGAAGGAAAAGCTATGCTAGACTTTGTTGCAGGAGTTTCTGCGAATAGTTTAGGTCACAATCATCCCAAAGTAAACGAGGCTATAAAAAATCAATTAACTCAGTATACACACGTAATGGTATATGGAGAATTCATCCAAAAACCACAGCTTGCATTATGCAAAGCTTTAGCAGCAATCTTACCGTCTAGCCTATCGTCTGTGTATTTAGTAAACTCAGGTACCGAAGCTACCGAAGGAGCGCTGAAATTAGCCAAACGTTATACAGGAAGAAGTGAAATTATTGCTGCTAAAAATGCCTATCACGGAAACACGCAAGGTGCGATGAGTGTTTGTGGTGCAGAGCAACAAAATAGAGCTTTTCGTCCACTAATTCCAGGAACTAAGTTTATTGAATTTAATAACGAATCTCATCTAAAAAAAATAACGTCTAAAACGGCAGGTGTCATTTTAGAAACCATTCAAGGAGGTGCGGGCTTTATTGAACCTAGAAACAATTATTTGATAAAAGTAAAACAACGTTGTGAAGAAGTGGGTGCCTTGTTGATTTTAGACGAAATTCAATCGGGAATAGGACGTACAGGTACCTTTTGGGGATTTGAAAATTACAACGTTACGCCAGATATTATTGTTACGGGTAAAGGTTTAGGCGGTGGCATGCCGATCGGAGCTTTTATAGCCTCTTTTGAAGTGATGAATTGTTTAAAAGAGCATCCAAAGTTAGGACATATAACTACGTTTGGTGGGCACCCTGTGATTGCCAGTGCTGGATTAGCTACGGTACAAGAAATTGTTACTTCTAACTTGATGGAAGAAGCTTTAAGGAAAGAAACATTAATCCGTAATAAATTTAAACATCACTCTGTAGTTAAAGAAATTAGAGGTAAAGGGTTGATGTTAGCACTATTGCTAGACACTCCTGAAGCTGCCTCTCAAGTTATTTTAAACTGTTTAGAAAAAGGATTGATTTTGTTTTGGTTACTTTTTGAAGGTAGAGCGATTCGTATCACTCCTCCACTCACTATTTCTGACGAAGAGCTAGAAAAAGGCTGCAACCTAATTTTAGGTGAATTGGATAAATTATCGTATTTATAA
- a CDS encoding OstA-like protein, whose translation MKKLLLLIFIVFSVVSFSQTKKIKILSTELSTADESKYPGATILIGKVKMSHEGATLDCKRALFYKNENLFKAIGEVIVEQGDSIIQYSDFATYNGNTKKAKSWGNVEINDKEMTLKTDTLHFDRINQVLYYPSGGTIRDTKNTLKSVKGTYFLKEKKFTAKSKVTVVNPENHLDSDRLDYYTNTKLAYLYGPSTITNLKDSTKIYSERGFYDTNTDISYFVKKAKLFLKERTVSADSLYYDKRNGFASATNNIKVVDTVQNMVAKGNYAELYEHKDSLFIIKRAVAISVFEKDSMHVAGDKILLTGKPEKRIVRIFNNVKIFKSDLQGKCDSIHTSQETGLTRMFNNPVLWSNNSQITGDSIQLLTNKENNKLDSLKVLQNAFMIQQDSIHIDNFNQIKGRDIFGKFENDDLRTMMVKGNAESLYYNNNEDTHKLETITKEIASDIEFILEDGEISQTTYFKKSEGKTYPPSEFPSEEKKFKGFLWRGEEQPKTVEDIFIKDVDSTTTDSKTKKEPNAVKKARKKFLDETSKKNKKQLMPIEPNIKELR comes from the coding sequence TTGAAAAAACTATTGTTACTAATTTTTATAGTATTCTCTGTTGTCAGTTTTTCTCAAACAAAAAAAATTAAAATACTTTCTACTGAATTAAGTACTGCCGATGAAAGCAAGTATCCTGGGGCTACCATACTGATAGGAAAAGTTAAAATGTCGCATGAGGGAGCTACGTTAGATTGTAAGCGAGCATTGTTTTATAAAAACGAAAATTTGTTTAAAGCCATCGGTGAAGTCATTGTAGAACAAGGAGATAGTATTATTCAATACAGTGATTTTGCTACGTATAACGGAAACACCAAGAAAGCAAAGTCTTGGGGAAATGTAGAAATAAACGACAAAGAAATGACGCTAAAAACAGATACGCTTCATTTTGATAGAATTAATCAAGTACTCTACTATCCTAGCGGTGGAACTATTCGCGATACTAAAAACACTCTTAAAAGTGTTAAAGGGACTTATTTTTTGAAGGAAAAAAAGTTTACGGCAAAATCTAAAGTAACCGTTGTGAACCCTGAGAACCACTTAGATTCTGATCGTTTAGATTATTACACCAATACAAAACTCGCTTATTTATACGGACCAAGTACCATTACCAATTTAAAAGATAGTACTAAAATATATTCTGAAAGAGGATTTTACGATACCAACACCGATATTTCTTATTTTGTAAAAAAGGCAAAGTTATTCTTAAAAGAGCGAACCGTTTCTGCTGATAGCTTATACTATGATAAGCGTAATGGTTTTGCTTCTGCTACGAACAATATAAAAGTGGTAGATACCGTTCAGAATATGGTAGCAAAAGGAAACTACGCAGAGTTGTACGAGCATAAAGATTCGTTGTTTATTATTAAAAGAGCTGTTGCTATTTCTGTTTTTGAAAAAGATTCTATGCATGTAGCAGGCGATAAAATTTTACTTACAGGAAAACCAGAAAAACGCATTGTACGTATTTTTAATAATGTAAAAATATTCAAATCTGATTTGCAAGGGAAATGCGATTCTATTCATACCAGTCAGGAAACAGGATTAACTCGAATGTTTAACAATCCTGTTTTATGGTCAAATAACAGCCAGATAACTGGTGACAGTATCCAACTACTTACAAATAAAGAAAACAACAAACTAGACTCCCTAAAAGTACTGCAAAATGCGTTTATGATTCAACAAGATTCCATACATATAGATAATTTTAATCAAATTAAAGGTCGAGATATTTTTGGAAAATTTGAGAACGATGATTTACGAACCATGATGGTAAAAGGAAATGCCGAGTCATTGTACTACAATAATAATGAAGATACTCATAAACTCGAAACCATTACCAAAGAAATTGCGAGCGATATCGAATTTATTTTAGAAGATGGAGAAATCTCACAAACTACATATTTTAAAAAATCAGAAGGAAAAACCTATCCTCCTTCTGAATTTCCTTCCGAAGAGAAAAAATTCAAAGGGTTCTTATGGCGTGGAGAAGAGCAACCGAAAACAGTAGAGGATATCTTTATAAAAGATGTCGATTCTACTACTACCGATTCGAAAACAAAAAAAGAACCTAATGCCGTTAAAAAAGCTCGGAAAAAATTTCTTGATGAAACATCAAAAAAGAATAAAAAGCAACTAATGCCCATAGAACCTAACATAAAAGAATTAAGATAG
- a CDS encoding pyridoxal phosphate-dependent decarboxylase family protein: MSAHFDLSKEEMKSYGYKIVDIIAEHWATLDQKKPVSSASRKEMDSIFLQEAPSSGMPAEEVLDFVMENVIPNSTVILHPKAYSFVPGPSNFISTMADSLATGFNIFSGGWMVSPAAAELEIVTMNWLLKMYNFPVEKGGGIFTSGGSMANLTALVTARRIKCGDDFSKAVIYLSDQAHSSNIKAIRVLGFKKEQIRILPTDIEFKISINKLKSAIAKDRLEGLQPFCYIASAGTTNTGTVDPLDEIADICEEEDLWFHIDGAYGGAAILAEKGAKALRGIERADSLTVDPHKWFFQPYEIGCLLVKNASWLSNTFSEKPEYLRDIEGNESEINFYDYGIQLTRRFRALKFYMSIKTYGLDTFKKAITYNIELADNVEKLLRKSRNWEIISPATLAVINFRYNPIGLHLSEKEIDELNQKISQKIMASREALLVTTILNKQVVLRMCLINPKTTLEDVEETLELCNTFGEEILKEE; encoded by the coding sequence ATGAGCGCTCATTTTGATTTATCAAAAGAAGAGATGAAGTCTTACGGATATAAAATTGTAGATATAATTGCAGAACATTGGGCTACTTTAGATCAAAAAAAGCCAGTCTCTAGTGCTTCTAGAAAAGAAATGGATAGTATTTTTTTACAAGAAGCTCCAAGTTCTGGAATGCCTGCCGAAGAAGTGTTAGATTTTGTGATGGAAAATGTGATACCGAACAGTACAGTTATTTTACATCCTAAAGCATATTCGTTTGTACCAGGCCCCAGTAATTTTATCAGTACGATGGCGGATAGTTTAGCGACGGGATTCAATATTTTTTCTGGTGGATGGATGGTTTCTCCTGCGGCAGCAGAGCTAGAGATAGTAACTATGAATTGGTTATTGAAAATGTACAATTTTCCTGTAGAAAAAGGAGGAGGTATTTTTACCAGTGGTGGCTCTATGGCAAACTTAACCGCTTTGGTAACAGCAAGACGCATTAAATGTGGAGATGATTTTTCGAAGGCAGTAATTTACCTGTCAGACCAAGCGCACTCATCCAATATCAAGGCCATTCGTGTTTTAGGCTTTAAGAAAGAGCAAATTAGAATTTTACCTACTGATATTGAATTCAAAATAAGTATTAACAAGTTAAAAAGTGCGATAGCCAAAGACCGATTAGAAGGATTACAACCATTTTGTTACATCGCTTCAGCAGGAACTACGAATACAGGTACGGTAGACCCTCTAGATGAAATAGCAGACATTTGCGAAGAGGAAGATTTGTGGTTTCATATAGACGGTGCGTATGGTGGAGCTGCAATTTTAGCTGAAAAAGGAGCGAAAGCTCTACGAGGAATTGAACGTGCCGATTCGCTAACGGTAGATCCACATAAATGGTTTTTTCAGCCTTATGAAATTGGGTGTTTATTGGTTAAAAATGCCTCTTGGTTAAGCAATACTTTTAGTGAAAAACCAGAGTATTTAAGAGATATTGAAGGGAATGAATCTGAAATTAATTTTTACGACTACGGAATTCAGTTAACCCGACGTTTTCGAGCATTAAAGTTTTATATGTCTATCAAAACCTATGGATTAGATACTTTTAAAAAGGCAATTACTTACAATATTGAATTGGCTGATAATGTAGAGAAATTATTGCGTAAAAGTAGAAATTGGGAAATTATTTCTCCTGCAACACTGGCAGTAATTAACTTTAGATACAATCCTATTGGGTTGCACTTATCAGAAAAAGAAATTGACGAGTTAAATCAGAAAATTTCTCAAAAAATAATGGCATCTAGAGAAGCACTTTTAGTAACGACTATACTGAACAAGCAAGTAGTGTTAAGAATGTGTTTGATTAATCCGAAAACAACTCTTGAAGATGTAGAAGAAACCTTGGAGTTATGCAATACATTCGGAGAAGAAATTTTGAAAGAAGAGTGA
- a CDS encoding DUF1573 domain-containing protein, with product MKKSNNPVAKAEILEKDFDFGEITLQDTIAHSFKIKNTTDIPLKINNLATSCGCTTFDLLDSIAKKDESLTVTVQFIPKEEHIGQRVSNSVVVEMNTDPPFSVVRLKGKVLSIPK from the coding sequence TTGAAAAAATCAAATAATCCTGTTGCAAAAGCTGAAATTTTAGAAAAAGATTTTGACTTTGGAGAAATTACATTGCAAGATACGATTGCTCATAGTTTTAAGATTAAGAATACAACGGATATTCCTTTAAAAATAAACAATTTAGCAACGAGCTGCGGATGCACAACCTTTGATTTGCTGGATTCGATAGCTAAGAAAGACGAATCCTTAACAGTAACTGTACAGTTTATTCCAAAAGAAGAACATATAGGTCAACGTGTTTCTAACTCTGTGGTAGTTGAGATGAATACAGACCCTCCTTTTTCCGTTGTTCGCTTAAAAGGAAAAGTTCTAAGCATACCAAAGTAG